Proteins encoded in a region of the Bombiscardovia apis genome:
- a CDS encoding MFS transporter, with protein MEDCLGGPKISASPNSGSNSSSSITATHSTGSSLRPWLIFAGCCLLSFVGYGLIVNTPGLYYAVLSKELEVSRTQIALTSTIMNLAGAATMLFAGKLMKRVDSRLLLSICILACALIFFGQSFFTQLWQFYISFALIGIAYVIPITLAPSVLLSNWFEKQLGLVMGIALGLSGLGGMVFNPVVSTWITDLGWRPAYRLTALLLAVCILPFSIFVLRFMPRAAKGEHMYGSAFASEQTGDVSASNDSKSQDANSITGIEAKKAYRTPTFLLLIACYVLLQWATGMVQHVSGYEQSRGLTLQEGAFVVSGIMLGAAIGKASIGIFLDRVKTELVLVLYSAVGLAGWALMMFFVTPTPAAIAGFLAGLGQGVLLVALPWVARQSFGQRDYAEILSILTMSGVLSVALANTINGTIFDMAGSYMPSLIANVICYVLALISAIAAYRLRPLHE; from the coding sequence TTGGAAGACTGCTTAGGAGGTCCCAAGATTTCTGCTTCACCAAACTCCGGTTCCAACTCGTCCTCGTCAATCACCGCAACCCACTCCACCGGCTCATCGCTGCGCCCTTGGCTCATTTTTGCGGGCTGCTGCCTTCTCTCGTTCGTTGGCTATGGCCTCATAGTCAACACTCCAGGCCTCTATTATGCCGTTTTGTCTAAAGAATTAGAAGTCTCGCGCACGCAGATTGCGCTCACTTCGACCATTATGAATCTCGCCGGCGCTGCGACCATGCTCTTCGCTGGTAAGCTCATGAAACGCGTAGATTCCCGCCTCTTGCTGAGCATTTGCATTCTGGCTTGCGCTCTGATTTTCTTCGGCCAGTCCTTCTTTACTCAGCTCTGGCAGTTCTATATTTCCTTTGCTCTCATCGGTATCGCCTACGTTATTCCTATTACACTGGCTCCTTCCGTGCTCCTCTCAAACTGGTTTGAGAAGCAGCTGGGCTTGGTTATGGGCATTGCGCTGGGCCTGAGCGGCTTGGGCGGCATGGTCTTCAACCCCGTCGTCTCCACATGGATTACGGATCTGGGTTGGCGTCCGGCTTACCGACTTACGGCGCTGTTGCTGGCGGTCTGCATTCTTCCCTTCTCCATTTTTGTGCTGCGTTTCATGCCAAGAGCCGCTAAGGGCGAGCACATGTACGGTAGTGCGTTTGCGAGTGAACAAACCGGCGATGTGAGCGCTTCGAACGATTCTAAGTCTCAAGACGCCAACTCCATCACCGGCATCGAAGCGAAGAAAGCCTACCGCACTCCCACCTTCCTACTGCTGATTGCTTGCTACGTGCTTTTGCAGTGGGCGACGGGCATGGTTCAGCATGTCTCGGGCTATGAGCAGTCTCGCGGTTTGACCTTGCAGGAGGGTGCTTTCGTGGTCTCGGGCATCATGCTGGGTGCTGCAATCGGCAAGGCAAGCATTGGCATTTTCCTTGATCGCGTAAAAACCGAGCTGGTATTGGTGCTCTACTCAGCAGTAGGCTTGGCCGGTTGGGCACTCATGATGTTCTTCGTGACGCCCACTCCCGCAGCTATTGCCGGCTTCTTGGCTGGTTTGGGTCAGGGCGTGCTGCTCGTGGCGCTGCCTTGGGTGGCCCGTCAGTCCTTCGGTCAGCGCGATTACGCTGAGATTCTCAGTATTCTCACCATGTCCGGCGTGCTTTCGGTTGCTTTGGC
- the cas2 gene encoding CRISPR-associated endonuclease Cas2 codes for MMMVVVAYDVNTEEPAGRRRLRLVAKACMKFGQRVQNSIFECLISTSDLLILRQQLLDIIDDSKDSLRFYNMGAKYSGKIEQYGVERHLPADSVMII; via the coding sequence ATGATGATGGTTGTCGTAGCCTACGATGTGAATACTGAGGAGCCTGCCGGTCGGAGGCGGCTCAGATTGGTTGCTAAAGCTTGTATGAAGTTTGGGCAACGAGTTCAAAATAGTATTTTCGAATGCCTAATTTCCACTTCCGATTTGTTAATACTTCGTCAGCAGCTACTAGATATTATCGATGATTCAAAAGATAGCTTGCGATTTTACAATATGGGAGCAAAATATTCGGGAAAGATAGAACAATACGGGGTGGAACGACATTTACCGGCCGACAGTGTTATGATTATCTGA
- the cas1c gene encoding type I-C CRISPR-associated endonuclease Cas1c yields MRQMLNTLFVTTESAYLSLENENVVVSDGDKAVAKVPLRSIESILCFSYKGASPALLGKCCEFGVSVSFYSPRGRYLCSILGESNRNVLLRRKQFVLADDASACSSIAASFVIGKIYNSRWVLERATRDHALQVNVERLKRQSSILASALKEIKNCDNAESVRGIEGQAAKTYFYAFDDLILNNKDDFYFERRTRRPPQDRMNALLSFVYVLLSGDCKAALQGVGLDPYVGFLHADRPGRASLSLDLVEELRPALADRFAISLVNTKAISPNQFEVRENGGVYLNDAGRKVVLAAWQKRRNEQITHPFLREKIPWGMVPYVQALLLARYIRGDIDAYPPFFWK; encoded by the coding sequence ATGAGACAAATGCTTAACACGCTTTTTGTTACGACGGAAAGCGCGTATCTATCGCTTGAGAATGAAAATGTGGTCGTCAGCGACGGAGATAAGGCGGTAGCGAAAGTGCCGTTGCGGTCAATTGAATCTATATTGTGCTTCTCGTACAAGGGTGCTTCACCAGCTTTACTCGGTAAGTGCTGCGAATTTGGAGTTTCGGTATCGTTCTATTCGCCACGCGGCAGATACCTGTGCTCTATTCTCGGTGAGAGCAACAGAAATGTGCTACTCAGGCGGAAGCAGTTTGTACTAGCTGACGATGCATCTGCATGTAGCTCGATAGCTGCTTCTTTCGTAATTGGGAAAATCTACAACTCAAGATGGGTTCTCGAAAGAGCTACAAGAGACCATGCTTTGCAAGTAAATGTTGAACGGTTGAAAAGGCAAAGTTCCATACTGGCGAGCGCGCTGAAGGAAATAAAGAATTGTGATAATGCTGAGAGCGTTCGGGGGATTGAAGGGCAAGCCGCCAAAACGTATTTTTACGCGTTTGACGATTTGATACTCAACAATAAAGACGATTTTTACTTCGAGCGTCGTACCAGAAGGCCACCGCAGGATAGGATGAATGCGCTGCTCTCGTTTGTATATGTATTACTTTCTGGCGATTGCAAAGCAGCTTTGCAAGGCGTGGGGCTTGATCCGTATGTTGGTTTTCTGCACGCAGACAGGCCGGGCCGTGCGTCCTTATCATTGGATTTAGTGGAGGAGCTGCGGCCTGCGCTTGCTGATAGATTCGCAATAAGTTTGGTCAATACGAAAGCCATATCTCCTAATCAGTTTGAAGTGCGAGAAAACGGTGGTGTCTATCTTAACGATGCCGGAAGGAAAGTGGTATTAGCAGCTTGGCAAAAACGCAGAAATGAGCAAATTACTCACCCGTTTTTGCGTGAAAAAATACCTTGGGGCATGGTGCCGTATGTGCAAGCGCTTTTGTTAGCCAGATATATCCGTGGCGATATTGATGCCTACCCGCCGTTCTTCTGGAAGTAG
- the cas4 gene encoding CRISPR-associated protein Cas4 — protein sequence MNMLSEDDSLSVRSTVRPVEYPEDDWLALSGVQHYEFCKRQWALIHIEQLWTDNARTVAGDLEHKRAHDYSASEKRGDTLILRDLRVFSKMLGVVGDCDIVEFQASEDGVQLHGRKGKWLPYPVEYKYGTSKTNNADRLQLCGQAMCLEEMLSCHIDEGALFYQRTKRRERVEFSEELRAQVVNAFADMHELFQRGYTPTVKNQRGCSNCSLKDLCLPELMKAKTQSARAYIDSIVAGALEEDLR from the coding sequence ATGAATATGCTAAGTGAAGACGATTCACTTAGTGTGCGTTCAACAGTAAGGCCAGTCGAATATCCAGAGGATGATTGGCTGGCCTTATCTGGAGTTCAACACTACGAGTTTTGCAAGCGTCAATGGGCTCTCATACACATTGAGCAGCTTTGGACGGACAATGCGCGCACTGTTGCTGGAGATTTAGAACATAAGCGGGCTCATGATTACTCGGCATCAGAAAAGCGTGGAGACACTCTTATTCTTAGAGATTTGCGTGTTTTCTCAAAGATGTTAGGCGTCGTAGGGGATTGCGATATAGTCGAGTTCCAAGCTTCTGAAGATGGCGTGCAATTACACGGGCGCAAGGGGAAGTGGCTACCGTACCCGGTTGAGTATAAGTATGGTACTTCGAAAACTAACAATGCTGATCGTTTGCAGTTGTGCGGTCAAGCTATGTGTTTAGAAGAGATGCTGTCTTGTCATATTGATGAGGGTGCTCTGTTTTATCAAAGAACTAAGCGACGTGAGCGCGTTGAGTTTTCCGAGGAGCTACGTGCACAAGTAGTTAATGCTTTTGCGGATATGCATGAACTATTTCAACGGGGGTATACGCCCACTGTTAAAAATCAGCGAGGGTGTAGCAACTGTTCGCTGAAAGATTTGTGCTTGCCGGAATTAATGAAAGCCAAAACTCAATCTGCTCGGGCGTATATCGACAGTATTGTTGCCGGTGCGTTAGAGGAGGATCTGAGATGA
- the cas7c gene encoding type I-C CRISPR-associated protein Cas7/Csd2, with amino-acid sequence MSEETRTPISNRYDFSVLYDVENGNPNGDPDSGNMPRVDPETGLGLVTDVCLKRKIRNYVQMINDDKAPWRIYIKEQVPLNRMDAEALKSVGLGTDSAAIKKAKKDNAQLDQQVLDYMCSNFFDIRTFGAVMTTFVKGGLSSGQVRGPVQLGFSKSIDPITPQDVTITRVSATTEADQQEKGSTMGNKSIIPYGLYRVDGFVNAKLAQKTTGFSEEDLAMLWQSILNMFEFDRSAARGKMAVRKLYVFKHSNDLGDAPSYKLFDSIHVAHKPEVETPRSFTDYDVSVDSAAIPQPVELTEMVDGLQ; translated from the coding sequence ATGAGTGAAGAGACCCGTACCCCAATCAGTAACCGGTATGATTTTTCTGTTCTGTACGATGTAGAGAATGGCAACCCCAACGGAGATCCAGACTCGGGTAACATGCCCCGGGTTGATCCCGAGACTGGTCTTGGACTGGTGACGGATGTGTGCCTAAAGCGCAAGATTCGTAATTATGTGCAGATGATTAACGACGATAAAGCACCGTGGCGCATTTATATTAAGGAGCAGGTGCCCCTGAACAGGATGGATGCTGAGGCGCTTAAGTCCGTTGGTCTGGGTACTGATTCAGCGGCAATAAAGAAAGCGAAGAAAGATAACGCTCAGCTAGATCAACAAGTCCTGGACTATATGTGCTCGAACTTCTTTGATATCAGAACTTTCGGTGCTGTAATGACTACGTTCGTTAAGGGTGGTCTATCGAGTGGTCAGGTGCGCGGTCCTGTGCAGCTGGGCTTCTCTAAGTCAATTGACCCTATAACTCCGCAAGATGTGACGATTACTAGGGTATCTGCCACAACTGAAGCTGACCAGCAGGAAAAGGGCAGCACGATGGGCAACAAGTCCATCATTCCTTACGGTCTCTATCGGGTGGACGGCTTTGTGAATGCCAAGCTTGCGCAGAAGACGACCGGCTTTAGCGAGGAAGATTTAGCTATGCTCTGGCAGTCTATTCTCAACATGTTTGAGTTCGACCGTTCAGCAGCGCGCGGTAAAATGGCTGTTCGTAAGCTCTATGTGTTCAAACACAGCAACGATCTCGGCGATGCTCCATCATACAAGCTCTTCGACAGCATCCACGTGGCCCATAAGCCAGAGGTAGAAACGCCCAGGAGTTTTACAGACTACGATGTTTCGGTAGATTCTGCTGCGATTCCACAGCCGGTTGAACTAACCGAAATGGTAGATGGCCTACAATAA
- the cas8c gene encoding type I-C CRISPR-associated protein Cas8c/Csd1: MIEALIRLYEQLVKQGKAPKYGYGQENVPFGLDIDAQGRVSDVHQFGETTKNGKYRYMLEVPAHAIRTAGVKANFLCDNSAYMFAVDTDGASAKARKRFDAAAQLHEEILKTSDDLDARAVANFFAAEPQGSQIEQLITEKFGDTAWKNALSANFVLCIDGKPLSTSSVLQELWDTYFSGNDSIDASGGKKAPDTMQSIVSGRQVLPAATHPNIRGVQGAQSSGAALISFNAPAYLSYGKEQDLNAPMSKYEAFAYTTALNTLLKDEQYRRVINKGSLTILCWSESAEPEYPRVMFTASTMSSDADVSQEKVISIVKALSQGHPVDYEDAKLKPTEPFYVLGLAPNAARLSVSFFYKDTFGHLLSNVNQHYEDTAIERPGFDKHEVVSVRSLLQQTVVQRPGKYVEALDKVAADLMQSILAGKRYSASLLDKVEIRIRAEHEINRAKAAIIKAFYLRSPNSGCPKEVLQMTINKDSTNIPYSMGRLFAVYEGLQSAANPGINTTIRDRYFTNACRMPAVVFPLLVDLGTKHLGKLKTKPGLATYYNQQIADLMSRIGEQFPSRLTLAEQGSFQLGYYFQTQERYKKTNKDNAATDQMVAAEEGANNE, translated from the coding sequence ATGATTGAGGCACTTATTCGATTGTACGAACAGCTCGTGAAGCAAGGCAAAGCTCCTAAGTACGGATACGGCCAAGAGAATGTTCCTTTTGGTTTGGATATAGATGCTCAAGGAAGGGTGAGCGACGTTCACCAATTCGGAGAGACAACTAAGAATGGTAAATATCGGTACATGTTGGAAGTGCCGGCGCACGCTATTCGAACTGCTGGTGTCAAAGCTAATTTCTTGTGTGATAACTCCGCCTATATGTTTGCTGTTGACACCGATGGTGCATCGGCAAAAGCGCGGAAACGTTTTGATGCTGCTGCACAATTGCATGAGGAAATTCTCAAGACGAGTGATGATTTAGACGCGCGGGCAGTTGCCAACTTTTTTGCTGCGGAACCGCAAGGTAGCCAAATTGAACAGCTGATAACTGAAAAGTTTGGCGATACGGCTTGGAAGAACGCGTTGAGTGCAAATTTCGTTTTGTGCATTGACGGTAAGCCCCTCAGCACCAGTTCGGTTTTACAAGAGTTGTGGGACACATACTTCTCCGGTAACGATTCGATTGATGCTTCCGGCGGTAAGAAAGCCCCAGACACGATGCAGAGCATAGTCTCAGGGCGTCAGGTGTTGCCGGCTGCGACTCATCCGAATATACGTGGTGTTCAGGGAGCTCAATCGAGTGGTGCTGCGCTCATTTCTTTCAATGCCCCTGCCTATCTGTCCTATGGCAAAGAGCAGGATTTGAATGCGCCGATGAGTAAGTACGAGGCTTTTGCATACACCACTGCCTTGAACACGCTGTTGAAAGACGAACAGTACCGAAGAGTCATCAATAAAGGTTCATTGACGATTCTGTGCTGGAGCGAATCTGCCGAACCTGAGTATCCGCGCGTGATGTTTACTGCTTCTACGATGAGTAGTGATGCAGATGTGTCGCAGGAAAAGGTAATTTCGATTGTCAAAGCTCTATCTCAAGGGCATCCGGTTGATTACGAAGATGCCAAGCTGAAACCAACAGAACCCTTCTACGTACTAGGGTTAGCTCCCAACGCAGCACGACTGTCGGTATCTTTCTTCTATAAGGACACATTCGGTCACTTGCTAAGTAATGTTAACCAGCATTATGAAGATACAGCGATTGAGCGACCTGGTTTCGACAAGCACGAAGTTGTATCGGTCAGGAGTCTTTTGCAACAGACGGTAGTGCAGCGCCCAGGCAAATATGTGGAGGCGTTAGACAAAGTTGCTGCCGATCTTATGCAATCCATTCTAGCCGGTAAGCGCTATTCCGCGTCTTTGCTAGACAAAGTCGAAATACGTATTCGGGCCGAGCATGAGATTAATCGTGCGAAGGCAGCGATTATTAAGGCCTTTTACTTACGAAGTCCCAATTCAGGATGCCCCAAGGAGGTATTGCAAATGACAATAAATAAAGACAGTACAAACATCCCATATTCAATGGGAAGGCTGTTTGCCGTGTACGAAGGATTACAGTCAGCAGCGAATCCTGGTATCAACACAACCATTCGTGATAGGTATTTTACCAATGCTTGTAGGATGCCAGCAGTAGTCTTCCCTCTACTGGTTGACTTAGGTACCAAGCATTTGGGCAAGCTGAAAACTAAGCCTGGTTTGGCTACTTACTACAACCAACAGATTGCTGATTTGATGAGCAGAATTGGCGAACAGTTCCCATCAAGGCTGACACTTGCTGAGCAGGGCTCATTCCAGCTGGGATACTATTTCCAGACCCAAGAACGTTATAAGAAGACCAACAAAGACAATGCTGCAACTGACCAAATGGTGGCTGCAGAAGAAGGAGCAAACAATGAGTGA
- the cas5c gene encoding type I-C CRISPR-associated protein Cas5c: protein MPVKLEVWGDYALFTRPEMKAERVSYDVMTPSAARGILEAIFWHPGMRWCIDSITVMNPIRFTNVRRNEVKSVISGRNIRDMMENPAKDSAIYTSQDIQQRASMVLRDVRYVIEAHFEMTKNQSPEDNPAKFLSMFNRRAEKGQYYHHPYFGTREFPVNFQLWSGEVSPIGFEEGERDLGYMLYDMDFSDATNIKPLFFRAKLNSGVLDTTAPEVFA, encoded by the coding sequence ATGCCAGTAAAACTTGAAGTTTGGGGCGATTATGCGCTGTTCACGCGCCCTGAAATGAAAGCTGAACGAGTGTCGTACGATGTAATGACGCCCTCTGCTGCCAGAGGTATTTTAGAAGCCATTTTTTGGCATCCGGGGATGCGTTGGTGCATCGATAGTATTACGGTCATGAACCCAATACGCTTTACGAACGTGCGCCGCAATGAGGTAAAAAGCGTTATTTCAGGCCGCAATATCCGCGACATGATGGAAAACCCTGCGAAGGACAGTGCTATCTATACTTCGCAAGACATCCAACAAAGAGCATCGATGGTTCTGCGCGATGTGCGCTACGTTATTGAAGCACACTTTGAGATGACCAAGAATCAGTCTCCCGAAGATAATCCAGCTAAGTTCCTCAGTATGTTCAATCGCCGTGCTGAAAAAGGGCAGTACTATCATCACCCGTATTTTGGCACGAGAGAATTCCCTGTGAATTTCCAACTTTGGTCCGGTGAAGTCTCACCCATCGGCTTTGAAGAGGGAGAACGCGACTTGGGCTACATGCTGTACGATATGGATTTCTCTGACGCGACAAACATCAAGCCGCTCTTCTTCCGGGCCAAGCTGAATAGCGGCGTTTTAGATACTACTGCTCCCGAGGTGTTCGCATGA
- the cas3 gene encoding CRISPR-associated helicase Cas3': MKKAFDLGLMDAEFAIAGHHAGLPDGGSDIDAPGTGTLAGRLKAEFPDASHWQDEIQLPACNPTQPKSTYFSMMMRTRMHESALVDADRLDAEFFVNGQVERDESELLSELKEELGPDELQNSHLLPAEKLEKCSKQVSQKIAKRNARSIGNLAAIMENRAEQFLSRSATTSLNEKRNSILRDCLERGADSSWKPGLYTLTAPTGSGKTDSSLTFALEHAKTHGLSRVIYVVPYTSIIDQTVKDFVKLLGKDNVLPHYADASFQLKEKDELSKVDLHRSFAAENWNMPVIVTTAVQFFESLFASNASKLRKLHNIANSVVVFDEAQTLPIPYLKPCIWAISDLVQSYGVSAVLCTATQPALEEMFREAMRQPALHIPEIAPLSQEERDQFKRNRIELIGHKTLDEMSQLLSNDEQVLCVVNTREEAQMVYQQLQDRCGPDGNYCLTTLQCPYDRDALLEEIRGRLAAGKSCRVVSTSLIEAGVDVDFPTAYREETGLDSILQAAGRCNREGLRDTDESIVGVFSTDEGKVAFTRQNVDAFRSTSEKFDDIASGAAVHDYFTRLFNLKGEHALDQKRILPMHERGYEGCQMPFKVIEKNFKLIDTPTVPVYVPINDDARDLCQRLMNPEQHSRSLFRRLGRYSVSVWPKHLDVLRRLGKVEPIDDEETAYILTDVGVYNSKLGLQVKEGQVPQLGDFQ; this comes from the coding sequence ATGAAGAAGGCGTTTGATCTGGGCCTTATGGATGCGGAATTTGCTATCGCCGGGCATCATGCTGGATTGCCAGATGGCGGTAGCGATATTGATGCTCCGGGAACGGGTACTTTGGCCGGTAGGCTCAAGGCTGAGTTCCCAGATGCCTCTCACTGGCAAGATGAAATCCAGCTGCCTGCATGCAATCCAACTCAGCCTAAATCTACGTATTTCTCGATGATGATGCGTACCCGTATGCACGAGTCGGCCCTAGTGGATGCTGACCGGTTAGATGCAGAGTTCTTCGTCAACGGTCAGGTTGAACGAGACGAATCCGAGCTGTTGTCGGAGCTTAAAGAAGAGCTTGGTCCAGACGAACTCCAAAATTCTCACCTGCTGCCAGCGGAAAAGTTAGAAAAGTGCAGCAAGCAGGTATCTCAGAAGATTGCTAAACGAAATGCGCGTAGTATCGGCAACCTTGCAGCGATTATGGAAAACAGAGCCGAGCAATTTCTTTCAAGATCAGCAACCACCTCTCTCAATGAAAAGCGCAACTCTATTTTGCGCGACTGCTTGGAGCGTGGCGCGGATTCTTCTTGGAAGCCTGGTCTCTATACTCTGACGGCACCTACCGGAAGCGGCAAAACTGATTCTTCTCTGACTTTTGCTCTTGAACACGCTAAAACACACGGGCTTTCGCGAGTCATTTATGTGGTGCCTTACACCTCAATTATTGACCAGACGGTAAAAGACTTCGTGAAACTGCTAGGGAAAGATAATGTTCTTCCTCATTACGCAGATGCTTCATTCCAGCTCAAAGAGAAGGACGAGCTGAGCAAAGTGGACCTGCACAGAAGTTTTGCTGCCGAAAATTGGAACATGCCAGTCATCGTGACTACGGCCGTGCAGTTCTTTGAAAGTCTTTTTGCTAGCAATGCTTCTAAACTGCGCAAGTTGCATAATATCGCAAATTCTGTAGTAGTCTTTGACGAAGCTCAGACCTTGCCAATTCCGTATTTGAAGCCTTGCATTTGGGCTATTTCCGACTTGGTGCAAAGCTATGGTGTAAGTGCAGTCCTTTGTACAGCCACTCAGCCTGCCTTAGAAGAAATGTTCCGAGAAGCGATGCGTCAGCCGGCTTTACACATTCCTGAGATTGCTCCTCTCAGTCAAGAGGAAAGAGACCAATTCAAGCGTAACCGTATCGAGCTCATTGGTCATAAAACCCTTGATGAGATGTCTCAACTGCTGAGCAACGATGAGCAAGTGCTTTGCGTGGTGAATACGCGCGAAGAAGCTCAGATGGTATACCAGCAGTTGCAAGATAGATGTGGACCGGACGGCAACTATTGTTTAACTACCCTGCAATGCCCTTATGACCGCGACGCATTGTTGGAAGAGATACGGGGCAGACTTGCAGCTGGGAAGTCGTGCAGAGTGGTTTCGACGTCTTTGATTGAAGCTGGCGTGGATGTTGATTTTCCAACGGCTTATCGCGAGGAAACGGGTTTGGACTCTATTCTCCAAGCTGCCGGCCGATGCAACAGAGAGGGTCTAAGAGATACTGACGAAAGCATAGTTGGAGTATTCTCAACAGACGAAGGCAAGGTAGCTTTTACCCGGCAGAATGTGGACGCTTTTCGCTCTACCAGTGAGAAGTTTGACGACATAGCTTCTGGCGCAGCTGTCCATGACTACTTCACTAGGCTGTTTAACCTTAAAGGGGAACATGCGCTCGATCAGAAGCGTATCCTTCCTATGCATGAGCGCGGGTATGAAGGTTGCCAGATGCCCTTCAAAGTTATTGAAAAAAACTTTAAACTGATTGATACGCCAACTGTTCCCGTCTATGTGCCAATTAATGATGACGCTCGTGATTTATGTCAACGGTTGATGAACCCCGAGCAACATAGCCGTTCTTTGTTCAGGCGATTGGGTAGGTATTCGGTCAGTGTGTGGCCAAAGCATCTTGATGTACTGCGTCGGTTAGGGAAAGTTGAACCAATCGACGATGAAGAAACAGCTTACATACTCACTGATGTAGGGGTTTACAATTCCAAACTTGGCTTGCAAGTTAAGGAAGGGCAAGTGCCACAACTAGGAGATTTTCAGTAG